The genomic stretch CTTATGTCTTGCATGGACATGTAGACCATGAAGAAGAGCAGTGTCGCCACCGCATTCGACAAAACGTGCACATTTTCGCCAAGCTCATCAATGCATTCGTTCAAGACGGGCTTGGCATGACTGCTGAGCCTGTTGAGGAACAGTTGTGATTGCACGAATGCCTGATGATACACCAAGGCTGCAGCGACTGGGAAAGCTGGTGGATGGCTACAAGGCTCGTGGCTGTAATTTTGACAGAAGTTAGAAAGCCAAGACGAGTTTGAGAACCTGGAACGACGCTACTGTGCCATCGCGGAGACGGGCACAAGACTTGAGACTGCCGGTCAGTGTGGACCTTCGGCCATGTGGCCAAGCCGGAGAAGGGAGCAGTAATAAGGAATTGACGGGCGGATGCGGCAGGTGCAGAAGTGGATAGCAGTGGGTAGCAGAAACCATTGCCATGTCGCCTTATGACCCTGTGAAACAAGTGAGACGAACCTGTCGTTAGAAGGCGACGGTAATGGCTGCGCACGAACCCCGGATTCCACTAGTGTACGACAAAAGACTCGAACCATTGCTAGCGTAATGGCACGCCCAGGGCTGCAGCATGTCGATCACAAAGACCCTCTTGTTTCGGCCAGACAGCGCGTTGCATCTCACCACGCGCCCGGCGCTATTGCGGTTCACCCAACGCGACGCATATGCTTCATAGTTAGcatcgccatcgccatcgccGTCGCCTCTGCTATAGCCTCCAATTGCCATTGCCATTGCCATTGCCATTGCCATTGCCATTGCTATTGCCTCGCCTTTCATCTAGTCTTCATCACGTGTCGTATCGCATTTCCCCTTTTTTTTCCAGCTTTACTGCGCGACGCCATTGAAATAAGAAGACGATCAAGGCCGGCTTGGTTCGTTTTTTCATTCGAAGACTCGGCCCCTACCGACGCCTCTTGTACATATTCACTCATATATTGTAAATCGCGGCCATGACGGACTATGGAGCCACACCACCGACGCCCTCGTCGCCTGCGCATGTCCCCCGCTCTTCCAGCCACCCGCGTCTCACAAACTCCAAGCTGTTCCTTCCCCTCCAAAACGACGCCTCCGCAATCTCCACGCGCGGCCACCACCTCCCATCGCTGCTCCACCACACGCGCCGGCCTTCGACAATACGCAGCAACGAACGCCGCGGCAGTGAGACGGATGATGAGGACTTGGAAGCATACAGAAATGGCCTCATGATGCCGCACGACCGAGACTCTGATCGGAGGAGCAGCATTGGGGCCCATGTCTTGAACACGCCGCAAATGAGGAGCCAACGGCTGATTGGCAACTCCAACCCGCGATACCAATGGGAAAAGTACTACAAGAGTGAAGAGGAGCTCAAGGGCATGAAGAAGCCGGTACGCGAGTACTATGAGCGCAACAACGAGCTGCTCCAGAACTACCTGTACATTGACCGTTTGCTCGACTCGTCGCTTCCCCACAATCTGATTCAAGAGTATACCAATCTTGAATCCGGTTCCGTCAAGATCCCCACTACCATCACTGAGGAGTCTTCGGCCAACTCTACACCCATTCCAAGCATTCCTGGGGCCAAAAATGGTTCCAATACCCCTAGTCTGCCCAGCGAAAACGGGAGAAGCGCATCTTCAAACAGTCTCAACGCTAGCAACGGCAACGGGGCAACCAAGCCCATGGTCAAGCGTACACCCAAGAACCTTTATAAAGTTCCCGAGGCAGATGAGAACACACCACTACTTGCGCGCGAACATGCtgtcgacgacgacgaagaggaAGCACTACAAAACTCCAAGCTAAAGGACTGGGTAccagaagaagacgaagatACAGACAGTCCCATTGTCAAATTAGCTCTCTATGTCAACCTCAGTGCGAACACGGCCCTCCTCATCATGAAGATTGTCGTCACCGTCCTTACATCTTCGCTCTCCGTTGTCGCCAGTTTGGTCGATGCCGCACTTGACTTTCTCTCCACAGCCATAGTATGGTTTACGTCCTGGATGATTGCTCGTCAAGACCGTTACGCCTACCCTGTTGGTCGCCGGCGTCTTGAACCCATTGGCGTCCTAATCTTCTCCGTCATCATGATGACCTCGTTCTTCCAAGTCGGCATTGAGGGTGTTTCCAGACTTTCAGGGCCCGATCACACCATCGTTCAATTGACAATCCCTGCTGTTGCCATCATGACTTTGACTGTTGTCATCAAGGGAATGTGCTGGCTCTGGTGCCGTCTCATCCGCAACTCTAGCGTCCAGGCACTCGCTCAGGACGCCATGACTGACGTGGTCTTCAACACCTTCTCCATCCTCTTTCCGCTTGTAGGATACTTTGCAAAAATCTGGTGGCTCGACGCCCTTGGCGGTATCTTGCTCTCTGCTTATGTCATCATCAACTGGAGTGCGACTTCTGCCGAGCACATCCGCAACCTGACGGGTGCAAGTGCAACTGCTGACGAGCGGAACATCTTGCTCTACATGACCATGCGTTTCGCAAAGTCTATCAAGAGGATTCAAGGCCTGCAGGCATACCACGCTGGTGACAAGCTGAACGTGGAGGTCGACATTGTGGTTGACGAGAGCCTTAGTCTGAGGGACAGCCATGATTTGGGTGAGAGTCTGCAGTATGTCCTCGGTAAGTTCTTAGACCCATCTCTCTCCCCAGACGGTGATTAGACTAACAGTTTCCAGAAAGTGTACCATACGTCGATCGCGCCTTTGTACATATCGATTACACGGATTACAACTTCCCAACGCACATGTCTCAACAGGAATAGATTGGTTTCTCGGCGCATAATAGGGCACGGTTCAAAAGGCAATCGGGGTTTGAAAAGTTATGGGCAATCTTGTTGTACTTGTTCTGTAACATTATTTCTTATTACTACATGCGGTCGGCGCTGGGAGTTTCTAGCGCAGCACGCTTCTGCGCGGTTTCATAGAGTTCAATAACCTTTCTTTTACATGTCCCTCTGCGCACGTCTTACGGTATTATGGGCATTGAAGCAAGAGATTGTGGTCATTTTGCATACGATAGGTGTGCCTGGACCATTTTAAAGGTAGCCAAGGAAACCTTGGAAGCTTAGTGTTCTTTATCTTAGAGGCTAGCGTGGGAAATGCGGAGATGGCTACTTCAATTGACTGTTCTCCAACTTCTTGCTCTCCTTCACTAAGTTCCTTAACTCTTACATATGCTGTTATAATAATTTTCACGAGCCCATTGATCTGTCAAAACATATTGCTAGATTTTGATCAAGCCTAAAGGCTATTAGCAGCACTGTGTCTAATCAGAAGACGGAAGAGTCAGATTCCGATCCTTCTCCCTGGGTGACAGAGCAAAGACCTCAGAAGGCATCTTCACTTTACGTTCTATACAACCTAGGTAGTTTCTGCCTGGCACGCACCCGCGTAAAGCCATCTTACTTCTGTTCTTTCTCGCGCAAATAATAGCATAACTGACAATCCCATTGCTCAGCACCAAGTTTCCTTCAATCGAACTTTCGTCGTCATCAAAATCGATGTTGCCCTGAACGAAGATAAATGACATACATTTTGCACTGAAATTTATTGTGCTCTGCTTCACCCTAATTCTCAGCGTTAATCAAGAAGAACTTCCacagaaaagaagaagagattATCCACCTTGCAGGTGTTAGCAATTCCACTATGAGGCTTTTCCAGTTCTGGTTGCATGGCACCTCAGCCGCCTGCAGCTGCTTGCATGCTGAGAGATACGAAACCAACGTCAGAAGCGGTGAAAAACGACACAGGCCACCACCAGACTATAAACCCCAAGATCCCCCAACAACCAATCCTAAGCGATGAAGTTCTAGCACGTATCAAGGAAGGGCCATCCTGGGATAAATCGAAATCCAAACCTCCCAGCTGGATCCTAAAAGATGGTAAGTGTTGAGCGATACCTAAGTACCCAGAAAATCATGTACCAACTAACAACAATTTTCTTTTCCTTTACAGAGTTCCTATTCTCCACATCCTACAACTATCAGGAAACAATGCACcgtctcttcttcttcgccaaCACATACAACACAACTTAAATCCGCGACGACATCATGACGCTGATGGTCGAACTCACAGAATACAATGCCCACAATCCCGGAACAAGAAGTTACTGGCACGCCCATGTCATCAAAGAGTTTTACACTAAGCTACCCCCCACGGCACCCCCATGCCAGTTCGCCAGGAAGAAAGCAGTCCAAACCGGTGGGAAATCTACCAGACTGGGGCTGAAGGATCTGCCTCCAGAGTATCTAGTTGATATAATTCTGATTGCTGTCCCGGCTCAGAGAGCGAAACGGAAAGAGCTGAATCACGAAGTCAGGGACGCTTGTAACTTCCACGAGCATGATGATGGGGTGGATAGAGTGGTTTGCAAGCAGTGGCGGGTGGAGCGTGGGGAGTGATATGCAAAGTTTCTGAGCATGTGCTTGGGTGAGGTGTATTAATGGGGAACGACAAGCGAGGCAGAAGGAATAGGTTGAGGCAGAAACTGGGATGTAGAAACAAGAAGGTACGGGGAAACAGGAGGGTGTTGGGGCGTGGCTGGATGAGCAGAGAGATGCAGTCAAGTTGGAAGGGTTTGAGAGCGCGGAGTTGGATTATGAGAACTCGGGCATGATGAGGAATGCAGAGGGTGTGGCAGTGAAGGTTGAGTACGAATCAGATGAAGAGGTTAGTTGGCAAGGTATTAGATGTCGGCATAGAAGAGCAAAGAGACTTACTATAGTGCCGGATGCTAGTTATAGTTCTTCTTATCTATATAGAGGTTCATAGGGGATAGAGGGAAGCAAGATGTATGAGATAATGCATTCAACGTTGAGAGTGAGTTGGGGACTGCCCAGTTATGTTGTGTGTAATGTATTTGAAACTGAAGGCAACATTCAAAGATAT from Pyrenophora tritici-repentis strain M4 chromosome 1, whole genome shotgun sequence encodes the following:
- a CDS encoding MMT1, Co-Zn-Cd cation transporter; protein product: MTDYGATPPTPSSPAHVPRSSSHPRLTNSKLFLPLQNDASAISTRGHHLPSLLHHTRRPSTIRSNERRGSETDDEDLEAYRNGLMMPHDRDSDRRSSIGAHVLNTPQMRSQRLIGNSNPRYQWEKYYKSEEELKGMKKPVREYYERNNELLQNYLYIDRLLDSSLPHNLIQEYTNLESGSVKIPTTITEESSANSTPIPSIPGAKNGSNTPSLPSENGRSASSNSLNASNGNGATKPMVKRTPKNLYKVPEADENTPLLAREHAVDDDEEEALQNSKLKDWVPEEDEDTDSPIVKLALYVNLSANTALLIMKIVVTVLTSSLSVVASLVDAALDFLSTAIVWFTSWMIARQDRYAYPVGRRRLEPIGVLIFSVIMMTSFFQVGIEGVSRLSGPDHTIVQLTIPAVAIMTLTVVIKGMCWLWCRLIRNSSVQALAQDAMTDVVFNTFSILFPLVGYFAKIWWLDALGGILLSAYVIINWSATSAEHIRNLTGASATADERNILLYMTMRFAKSIKRIQGLQAYHAGDKLNVEVDIVVDESLSLRDSHDLGESLQYVLESVPYVDRAFVHIDYTDYNFPTHMSQQE